In a genomic window of Streptomyces pristinaespiralis:
- the aroH gene encoding chorismate mutase produces the protein MAVRAVRGAVQLERDDAGHMGEQVGELLTAILERNGLAVDDLISVWFTATPDLHSDFPAAAARGLGIVDVPLICAQELDIAGAMPRVVRILAHVESDLPRSKIAHVYLGAAAALRKDIAQ, from the coding sequence GTGGCGGTACGAGCGGTCCGCGGAGCCGTCCAGCTGGAACGGGACGACGCCGGACACATGGGCGAGCAGGTCGGCGAACTGCTCACCGCCATCCTGGAACGCAACGGCCTGGCCGTCGACGATCTGATCAGCGTCTGGTTCACCGCCACCCCCGATCTGCACAGCGATTTCCCCGCGGCCGCCGCACGCGGGCTCGGCATCGTGGACGTGCCGCTGATCTGCGCGCAGGAACTCGACATCGCCGGGGCCATGCCGCGTGTCGTCCGCATCCTCGCGCACGTCGAGTCCGACCTGCCCCGGTCGAAGATCGCCCATGTCTACCTCGGCGCCGCCGCCGCCCTCCGCAAGGACATCGCCCAGTGA
- a CDS encoding prephenate dehydrogenase yields MRTALVIGTGLIGTSAALALAGRGVTVHLVDHDPERARTAAALGAGTDEQPEGRVDLAVVAVPPAHVAATLAGAMRAGVARGYLDVASVKGGPRRELEAMGLDLSAYIGTHPMSGKERSGPLAATADLFEGRPWVLTPTRETDTEVLNLALELVALCRAVPVVMDADAHDRAVALVSHTPQLISSMVAARLEDADDTAVRLCGQGIRDVTRIAASDPRMWVEILSANPGPVADVLAGVAADLDETVRALRSLQSSDESKRQDGAEGIEDVLRRGNAGRVRVPGKHGTAPAAYEVVAVLISDQPGELARIFADTGRAGVNIEDVRIEHATGQQAGLVQLMVEPTAAPLLSAALRERGWSIRQ; encoded by the coding sequence GTGAGAACCGCGCTCGTCATCGGAACCGGACTGATCGGCACGTCCGCCGCGCTGGCCCTCGCGGGACGCGGCGTCACCGTGCACCTCGTCGACCACGACCCCGAGCGCGCCCGCACCGCCGCCGCGCTCGGAGCGGGCACGGACGAGCAGCCGGAGGGCCGCGTCGACCTCGCCGTCGTCGCCGTGCCGCCGGCGCATGTCGCCGCCACGCTCGCCGGTGCCATGCGCGCCGGCGTCGCCCGCGGCTACCTCGACGTCGCCAGCGTCAAGGGAGGCCCCCGCCGCGAGCTCGAGGCGATGGGCCTCGACCTCTCCGCCTACATCGGCACGCATCCGATGTCCGGCAAGGAACGCTCCGGCCCGCTGGCGGCCACCGCCGACCTCTTCGAGGGCCGCCCGTGGGTGCTCACCCCCACCAGGGAGACGGACACCGAGGTCCTCAACCTCGCTCTCGAGCTGGTCGCCCTCTGCCGTGCCGTGCCCGTCGTGATGGACGCGGACGCCCACGACCGGGCGGTCGCCCTCGTCTCCCACACCCCGCAGCTGATCTCCTCGATGGTCGCGGCGCGCCTCGAGGACGCCGACGACACCGCCGTGCGGCTCTGCGGGCAGGGCATCCGCGACGTGACCCGGATTGCGGCCTCCGACCCCCGGATGTGGGTGGAGATCCTCTCCGCGAACCCCGGGCCGGTGGCCGACGTGCTGGCCGGCGTCGCGGCCGACCTCGACGAGACGGTCCGCGCCCTGCGGTCCCTGCAGTCCTCCGACGAGTCCAAGCGCCAGGACGGCGCGGAGGGCATCGAGGACGTCCTGCGGCGCGGCAACGCCGGCCGGGTACGGGTGCCGGGCAAGCACGGCACGGCACCGGCGGCCTACGAGGTCGTCGCCGTACTGATCAGCGACCAGCCGGGCGAGCTGGCCCGGATCTTCGCCGACACCGGCCGCGCCGGCGTGAACATCGAGGACGTCCGCATCGAGCACGCGACCGGCCAGCAGGCCGGCCTCGTCCAGCTGATGGTCGAGCCCACGGCGGCGCCGCTGCTCAGCGCCGCGCTGCGGGAACGGGGCTGGTCGATCCGCCAGTAG